The genome window CATTTTTAAGCATAAAATATATATATTTGACAAATATATATAGTTAGAGGGGAAAAAAAATGAATGAAAAGGATATAGAACGAAAATTGAAAAAGGTGATATATGCTTTTATAGTGTCAGTAATAATTATTGTAGCGGCATTTGCTGCAACAATCTACTATTATGAAACAAAAGAAATATCCAGAGCAGTTGCAGTGGGAGAAGGTTTGTTTGCGAAGGTTTTTGTTGATAACAATATAGGAACAGCCCCTTTAGCTGTTAATTTTTCATCGTTATTATTTAACTTTGAGGGAACTCCAACCTATCATTGGGATTTCGGTGATGGTAACACATCCAATGCAACAAATCCGACACATAACTATACTAAGGCAGGCGAATACATTTGTAATTTAACTGTTATTGATGTCACTGGAAAAATTGCTACAGCCTCTACTAGGATTTTAGTTTCAGTTAACCAGCCACCAACTGTTGTAGCTTTGGTTACACCGATTACAAGCCTTAGGCCTTCTAAACCTTTTTGGTTGATCCAATTGTTGGAAAAGCTCGACCCGTATGGCTACCACATACTCCTTGCTCTTCTAGATGCTAATTCTAGCTTGGTGAATAAAACGGGCTGGATAACCTGCGAGGCACAGGTTTCTGATCCTGAAGGAGATGAAATTGTTAATTATAAGTGGGAACTCACACTACCAAATACATATTCTCCCGGGGGTAAAGTAGATTATCCTAAACGTTATTTCGAAGGAAAAGATTTGAAAACTATAACATTTCCTCTAGGGTATACTTTCAGAGATGGACCATATGACATTAGGGTAAATGTCACAGATTCGGCAGGGAATACAGGAGGCGATATTAAAAGATTCACTGTCGAAAAGAGTGACCTCGAAAACCGAATAATGGTATTAGAATCGATGTGGAATAATTTCTGGGGACCTAATTTTGATTATCAAATGGAACCTGTACAGAAGATACTAATAAAAATATGGGTTCTATTAGGACCAATGCAAAAAGCTATGAATAATATGGTGAAGAGGATTTTGGCTCCACTGCCGCCAGATCTCAGAGATACAATTTATTCTCTATATTATACCCTTATTTGGGATAAAACGGATACTAACTATCATAAACCAAACTTCAATGCACCAACCAAGCCTAGCGATCCATCTCCAGCTGATGGCGCTACGGGTGTTAGTGTATGGACTAATTTAAGCTGGAAATGTAGCGACGCTGATGGTGATACGTTGTCTTATGATATATACTTTGGAAGAGATCCATCACCGCCACTAATCAAAACAGGATATGATAAAACTACCTATGATCTTGGCGAACAACCGTTGGCCTCTAATACTAAGTATTATTGGAAGATAGTAGCTAGAGATCATCCTAAGCCCAGTGCCTATGGTGGAAGTAAAACTAGTGAAAGTTCTGTTTGGAGTTTCACGACAGCATAAGATAACCTTACTAAAAAACAAAGGTGATAAAAAATGGTGAGTTTCATCTCACCATAAAAAACATTTTATTTATTTTTGATCAGCAACAGAGTGCTGCCCGCAAATTCATTCTTTCTCCTTATTTAGTGCATGCAATTCCATAATACAAATCTGCATAAAACCTCCACGTTC of Candidatus Thermoplasmatota archaeon contains these proteins:
- a CDS encoding PKD domain-containing protein, which translates into the protein MNEKDIERKLKKVIYAFIVSVIIIVAAFAATIYYYETKEISRAVAVGEGLFAKVFVDNNIGTAPLAVNFSSLLFNFEGTPTYHWDFGDGNTSNATNPTHNYTKAGEYICNLTVIDVTGKIATASTRILVSVNQPPTVVALVTPITSLRPSKPFWLIQLLEKLDPYGYHILLALLDANSSLVNKTGWITCEAQVSDPEGDEIVNYKWELTLPNTYSPGGKVDYPKRYFEGKDLKTITFPLGYTFRDGPYDIRVNVTDSAGNTGGDIKRFTVEKSDLENRIMVLESMWNNFWGPNFDYQMEPVQKILIKIWVLLGPMQKAMNNMVKRILAPLPPDLRDTIYSLYYTLIWDKTDTNYHKPNFNAPTKPSDPSPADGATGVSVWTNLSWKCSDADGDTLSYDIYFGRDPSPPLIKTGYDKTTYDLGEQPLASNTKYYWKIVARDHPKPSAYGGSKTSESSVWSFTTA